The stretch of DNA TTTCCTCTCCGACGAGAATCTTATAGGCTGCATGTTTTAAGCCGATTCGTTTATAAGTGGGCCATCCCAGGTTTTTTTCAAAGCTCCTGCGGTAATCGTTTCCTTCCTGTTTTAAAGCCGCTTCTGTTTTTCCCACCATGCCGTACTGGGGGTAGGTAAAGAGAACCGCAGGTACGGCCCCATAATCGATACGGGCGCTTTTGGAAAGGCCATGTTCAGCTAAAATGTTTTTTGCCGCCACATGGGCCTCGTAATCCGCCACCCGGGCCAGCTGAATCGTTGCAGCACAATCACCGACGGCGTAAACGCGCGGATTGGAAGTTTTCATCCCCTTATCAACTGTGACTCCTTTTTTGGAATACTGAATCTTACCCGCCTCAAGGTCAAGGAACTCCACATTCGGAATTCTTCCCGCACCGTGAACAACAAGGTCGGCCTTAAAGATACGCCGCGGATCGGTCCGGATGATGGTTTCACCGGCCTTTTTTTGAATGGATGTAATCTGGATGCCGGTATGGACCCGGATGCCTTCTTCCCGTGAGGCCGCCATTAGCAAATCAACCATTTCCGGGTCAAAGGGACCCAGCGGCCGGTCAGTGACTTCCAGAATATCGATACGAACGTTCGACAAACCCAGCCGGGCTGCGAAATGGGCAAATTCAAAAGCGACAAATCCACCCCCGACGAAAACGATCCGTCTGGGCAGTTTTTTTAATCCAAGAAAATCATCACTGGTCGCAAGGTATTCGTTTCCTTCAATGGGCAATTCCATCGGCCGGGCGCCGGTGGCCAGAATGATATGGCCGGCTTTTAAGGATTTTCCGTCCACCGCCAGCGTACCGGTATCAATAAATCTGGCATTCCCCTTAACGTAAGCAATGCCGGCCGACTCAAGACCTTTCACGGTTCCCGAGGGGATGCGGGAAGTAAAACCGCTTTTTTGTTTTTGAATGGTCGTCCAGACCCCCCTGGCAGCCTTGGCAACGCCTTTCCCGGTTAAATGTTTTGACCTGGCAACGGTTTCCGTAACCTCATAAAACCATTTTTTGGGTTGGCAGCCGGCCAAGGCACAGGTTCCTCCCGGCCGATCACTTTTTTCAACCACAGCCACCTTCAGCCCCTTTTCCTGCAGGTCATATGCGGCGGTTTGTCCGGCGGTTCCCGAACCGACGATCAAAGCATCAAATTCACGCATGTTCACCCCTTTTCCCATCAAGTTTCATGCCTGGTTCAGCCTTCGAGTAGTATATAGCCAACCTGGGCCACAGCGACCAGCCGGTTGGCCGCATCAAAAAGATCAACCGCAACCGGGCATAAGGTACGGCCTATTTTCTATACCACAAAACAGTCTGATTTGAAATTCCGGAGTTGCCGGCGGTCAATAACTTCCTAAAATTTTCAAAAAATCGGTCCTTTCAATCAACCGGTTTAAAATCGGTTTAAATGTTTCCGCCTCCACATCCGCTTCCACATCGGCATAAAACATATACTCCCATGGCTTGCCGTGAATGGGCCGCGATTCCAGTTTTACCAGGTTGATGTTGTTTTCCGCAAAAATCTTCATTACCTCAAACAGCGATCCCGGATGGTGATCGGTGGAAAAAATAAGCGCTGATTTCCCACAGTCCCCTTTTTTAAGGGCCTGGGTCCCGACGATTACAAAGCGGGTATAGTTGCGGGGGTCGGTTTCAATCCCTTCCTCAACGACCGTCATTCCGTATATCTCGGCGGCCTCTTTACTGCCGATGGCGGCATCGCCGGGGGTGTGCACTTTGCTGATCGTCTTAACCGCGCTGGCGGTATCTTTGACCGGCACCAGCTCCCATCTGCCGTGGGATTCCAGAAACCGGCCACACTGTTGAAACGCCTGAGCCGGCGACAAAACCCGTTTAATGTCTCTAAGTTGGGTCCCCGGATGCGCGATGAGATGGTGAATAATGCGCAGGGTTAATTCCCCGATGATTCTCAAATCATATTCGAGTAGAAGGTCATAGTTGGCATGAATGCTTCCGGACAGGGAGTTTTCCAGGGGCACCACTCCGAAATTGACTTCATTGGTTTTGACAGCCTCAAAAATGGACCGAAAGGTCGGTTTGGATACGGCGGCAACCTTTGAGCCGAAATACTGGTTGCAGGCCCTGTGGCTGTAGGTCCCGGGTTCGCCCAGAAAAGCGGCCGAAGGTTTGCTTTTTCCGATATTTTGCTGCAAAAGACTGACGACCGTCGCCTTTTCCAGATAGCCGAAATCCAGCTGCTTGCCCACCACCGGCGCAATCACATAGATATCGCGCATCAGTTGTCCAAACTGTTTCGGATAAAGACTCTGGGCGCCGTCGGAAAGGGCCTTGTCCGGTTCATTGTGCACCTCGATAATCAGGGCGTCCGCGCCTGCGGCAACTGCCGCCCGGGCCATGGGGCTGACCTTTTCGCGGATGCCGGTGGCATGGCTCGGATCGATCATGACCGGCAGATGGGTCAACGCCTTTAAAACCGGAATGGCGGATAGATCCAGGGTGTTGCGGGTATAGGGTTCAAACGTGCGGATGCCTCTTTCGCATAGAATCACCTGGCCATTCCCCTCGGAAAGAATATATTCGGCCGACATCAGCCACTCTTCAATGGTTGACGACAACCCGCGCTTTAAGATAACCGGCTTGTTCATCTGCCCCACACATTTTAAAAGCTCGAAATTCTGCATGTTGCGCGCACCGATTTGCACGATGTCAACATATTTTAGCATGAGTTCCCCCTGGGCGGGGGAAGTCATTTCACTGGCCACCCGCAGACCGGTCGCATCCCGCACCTCCGCCAGAATTTTCAGCCCTTCTTCGCCCATGCCCTGAAAAGAATAGGGGGAAGATCTGGGTTTAAAAGCGCCGCCCCGGAATAGGACCGCGCCATATTTTTTGACCTCATGGGCAATCGCCAGGGCCTGCTCTCTGTTTTCGATGGCGCAGGGCCCGGCCGCCACGGCAATCCGTTCCCCGCCGATGGTCACATCGCCGACCTGTACATGGGTGTCTTCGGGATGCATCTGGCGGCTGACCAGTTTAAACGCGGTTGAAATGGGAATGACTTTTTCAATCCCCGGCAGTTTTTCAAAAATTTGAACGTCCTTGTTTTTACCTCCTACCGCCCCGATAACATTCTGGCCGGCGCCGGCAATTTCCCGAACGATGCATCCTTGCCCGGAAAGCGTTGAGTGAATGATACTTTTTTCTTTTTCCGTAATTTCCTTTTTTAACACCAGCAGCATTTTAATTCCTCCTAATGAAATTGACTCACAAGCGCGTTATGGTCTATGACCCCATGGGCAAATAAAAAACCCCGGGAGAATTCTCCCGGGGCTGAAAAAAACCCCGGGCAGACCGTTGCTGGGTCCACCCGGGGAGTTTGTGCTATTATTTAAAGGCTAAACAACCGGATGGACGCTTCTAAAGCTAAAAAAGAAGCGTCTGAAAATAAAAAAAGTATGTCCGGTGGGGTTGTTTAACATGGTATCTAACCTCTTGTTGAGGCGATTTATAATGGGCCTTTCAGCTTTTGTCAAGGACTGTTTTAATTCAATTTCCACCGCACCAGAGATTACCGCAAAAGAATATTACTCCGCTCGCAGCAATCCATGATACGCATAAATATCACTGACTGTCTTGGATGATAAAAACTGCAAAAAATCGCCCCCCCACCTGCCGCCGTCGCCAACGATGCCGGCGTGCGTCAGGCTGATAATATTTTCTGGGGCCGGTTGAGGATCCAACGTCGTACCGCCCAGAGGAATCATCTCAAACAGCGCCGGGAAAATCCGGATATACCGTAATGCCAGATGATAATAAACGATCGCAACATCGGCGCGATCATCAGCCAGGGCCTGGGGTACCTCCCGGTGATGAATCCGTTCGCCGTAAACGATCCCTGTTCCGGCCGCATCAGTCAAAAATGACAACTCAATCCCTTCTCCGGCAGCCATTCCTTTTAAGGTATCCACATATCCCCTGTAGCTCACCGTTTCAGTTTCCGGGTTTGATAAAAACAGGCGCAGATTTTGTTGTGCCAGATCCGCAACTCCTGAAATATTTTTCGGATTTCCTTTTTTGACCAATAAGACACTGCCGCGATTTCGCATAAACGGCTTGTGGGTCTGCATATAACCTTCAGCAACCAGATTGTCGAGCACCTTCGGCGGGCTGATAAAGACATGGGGAGATACGCGGATGATCAGATTGCCCATTTGAAGAGCACCAGCCTTCAGCAGGTTCACAATAGGGCCTGGCGGGGTTGTAGCATAGAATATTCCGGACAACTCTTTATGCTGCTGTAAAAAAAGATCCAGGCATTCCCTAAGCGCCATGTGGTGATTTCCGTCAGAAAGTACCACCAGTTCCGCATTCGCTGGGTCCCCATGAAAGTCCAGGCAGATGTTTGAACCCGGTTGATTCCAGTGGAAACATTGTCTATTTTCGCCAGTATTCTCCTCTGGCCAGTCAAGATAGGCTGGTTCTTTCTCAGGGTTGTCAGTCTGCTGTATCATACCGTTATTTTTTTTTCATCGAAGTTTTAGCTGTCTTGAAAACGATATAACCCGTAACACACATTAAGATCATTGCCACTGGACGCTTGAAGAACATAAACGTATCAAGCTCCGATGCAATAATGACCTGCTGAAGCGCAGTCTCCCAAATCGGCGTCAGAATAAAACCGATAATAAAACAGATGTGGGAATAATCATACTTTCTCATGAAATATGCAAGAAATGCAAAAAACAGCATGAGCATGACATCAAAAACATTATACGCCCCCAGATAGGAGCCCATGATGCAGGTGAAGATGATTATGGGATAGAGGATCGGCCGGGGTGTTTGTACCGCCTTACAAGAGGCCCTTAATCCCAGACGCCCGACAATCAGCAAAAAGATATTGGCAATGATTAGACTGCCGTATATGGAGTAGATGAATTGCGCATTCTGTTCAAACATCAAAGGCCCGGGGATCATGCCGTGTATGATGAACGCGCCGATGAGCAGGGCCGCGGCCACATTGCCCGGAATCCCCAGGGTGAACAATGGAATCAGGCTGGACGCACAGACCGCACTGTTGGCCGATTCCGAAGCGGCAATGCCCTCAAGGGCGCCCATACCAAATTTTTCAGGATGTTTTGATCTTTTCTTTGCCTGGTCGTAAGCGAAAAAGGAGGCCACCGGCGCGCCCAGACCGGGCATGGCGCCAACCGCGGTACCCGCTATGGCTGAACGCAGGAGTGTTTTGATATTACGGCGATACTCGGGCCAGGAAAGGAAGCGGTCTTCCGGTTTGTCGGAGAACGTGCAGGTGGCTTCGGAACCGTCGATATTATTATTGTAATGACTCTCCAATTGGATGATGATTTCAGCGAAAGCCAGCATCCCGATACCGATAGGAATCAGTGCGATGCCCCTTTCCAATTTATAAAGCCCAAAGGTCAAACGCGGCAGTGCGGACACCGGTTCCATGCCGATGGTGCCTACAAAGATGCCGAGTGCAGCGGCGATAAGGCCCCGTGCAAGCGATTTCGTTCCCAACCCGGCAATGATGGTCATGGCCATGCAGATCAAGGCAAAAATTTCCGGCGGTCCCATGTACAGGGCCACCGTCGCGAGAGGTGCGGCCACTAAAATCAGTACCCAGGTCGCAAAAAAATCCCCGGAAACCGACCCATAGAGTGCCATGCGCAAGGCTTTTTCGCCCTTACCTTGTAACGCCAGCGGGTAGCCGTCCCACGAGGTTGCCGCAGCTTCGGGTGTGCCCGGTGTATTGAGCAGTACGCCGGAGATGGCGCCCCCATAAAAAGCCCCCTTATTGAGGCCCACCAGAAAGCCGATGGCCGACACGGGGGACATGTAGTACGATAGCGGTATGCACAGGGCAATGGCCATGGGCCCGTTAATGCCCGGAATCGCCCCTGCGATCATGCCCGCCGTGACCCCCACCAGCACAAACAGCAAGTTTAAGGGGTGCAGTGAATCTATGAATCCTGCAATAATTAGTTCAAACACACCTGCTCCTATCGGATACGCTCCGGTTTACGGCATGGGGATACCGAGTCCATATCGCATGACCGCACACATAAAACCCACCGTAACAGCAGCTACTATCGCCATGGTAACTGGCCGGCGCTGACCGCAAAGGTATTGGATCAACAACATAAACACGAGCCCGGCCGGGATAAAACCGATCCAATTCATGGCGGGCATCAACAGGATGCAGGGGATCATGAAACAGACAAGACGCCACAAATACACCCTTTCTGCCAGGGGAATATCCCCTGATTGACCCGCTTTGGACTTTGTTGGTTTAGATTTAAAATGAGAAAAAAAATTAAGCCCCAGCGACAACAATGAAAGGGCCAATATGCTCCCGAAAGCCACATGGGGCAGAAGCGCAGAAGAGACACCATAACCCGGATATGGGGGTGTAAAGGTGGGAATGACCCATAGTAAAAAAACCAAACTCCCCAACGCGACACCTGCAGAGACGAGATTTTCTCTTTTCTTTCTCGTCATACCATCCTCACTCGAATTCATTGTTTATCATAGCAGCAATCTGCCAGTGCAGATTCTTTTTTGGTACCGACGCTTTAGGGCCGTTATAGAGATCCCGAATCGGGATCTCTAACGACCGTTTCGGTGGGTCCGGTGCTGTTAATTTTACTTCCCTGCTTTTGCCTGGCGCCCAAATTTATCATAGGCACTCTTCATATACGTCTTTGCGGCATCCTTGCCATAGTCCACTGGCCCCATTTTCAGCTTTATGGCAACAAATTCACGAAACGCTTTATCCGTTGAGAGTTTCATCAGGATCTCTTCCAGTTTGTCCGCTATGTCACCGGGCAGGCCTTTTGGCGCAGTCAGCACTACAAACATTTCCACGGATTCGTCCCAACCCTGTTCCTTAACGGTGGGGACATCTTGAAGTTCTTTACGACCTTTGGGGTCTTTAAGCCGTGTGGGTGTTGATGCTGCCAGCAGCGTCAATTTTTCCGGCACGTACCCAAACAAAATGGCGCCCAGGTGTCCTATGTTGGCATGACCACCCATAACGGCTGATATGATCGATGGTCCGCCCTGGCTCGGCATAAGGGCCAGCTTGACCCCCTCACTGGCGGCGATGCGCTTCATCACATCACGGTCGTCAGACCCCTGAAACATATAGATCAGGCCCCCTTTGTTTTCCTTCTTCGCCCACGCAAAGGCGTCTTTTAAGCCCTTCCAGCCACGATCGGGTGTGCACACAAAACCGCTCTGATTGAGCCCCAGCATGGAAATGAATTGAAAATCATCAAACTTGTAGCTTGTTTTGACGAAATGGGGTGAATAGGTGTACGCGGCCGTAGCACCCACACCCAGGGTATATCCATCGGGTTTAGCGTTTTTCAGGTCCATGGCCATTACGCTCCCATGGGACCCCCCGGGCGTGTTGATCACCAGTACGGGTTGACCCAGTTCAGCACTCATGGCATCAGCCAGCTTTCGTGTCAACAAATCAATCTGGGCGCCGGGCTTTACCATGGTAAGCATTTTTATCGGTCGATCCGGGTAGTCAGCCGCAAAAACGGGCTGGATAACGCAAAGGCCGGCAAGGGCTGCATACAAAAACAAGGTCATGAAGGTGGAACGCATGCTCTTTCTCCTTTTGGTTGAATTTTTTGTACGCGCAACAACACGAAAACGATTTTCCCTGTTATTGGCGAACGTAGGCTTCACGTTTTTCAGATTTTGATAGTCGCTCATAAATATCCTCCTTTTTATATGGGTCATTACACTGGTCATGGTTAAATTCCCGAGATTGCCGTTTTCATATTTTTCCGGAATTTTAACTATATTTCTTTAAAAGTCACCCGAATATCGTGCAGACGATAAACAGCGATTATTTTTTCCGTGTAGATAAAAGAAGCTCTGGAAAAACGGTGCAGAAGCTCGAAATAGTCCAACGGCATCTCTTGAAAGAGATTTTTCCGGTGAAGGGATAAGAACTTGCTTTTTTTAGGCCGAGCCATACAAAGTTTCGGCTTGTGAGTCAAGGAAAAGACCACTGCTGCAGTTTAGATAATAGGCATCACATTGAGGCCGGCCAAAGGAACTCGATGTTCTTAATCGTTTATCCCCGGCAAATTGAACGAGTCATGACAGCTTCTACTTATTAAAAATCTTCGTCATTATCGTCCATCCGATAGATTTGTTTTATTTATTACGTTTAGTAAGGATATCCAGAAATATAGATTTGGAGGAACATTTATTTTCATTGAAAGGAGTAAAACATGTCTAAAGAACAACCAGCAGACATCAATGAAATCCCAACGGAGGTCATTGAAACGGATTTACTAATTGTCGGCGGCGGCAATGCCGGCTGTTTTGCCGCAATTGAAGCCAAGAAGCTCAACCCTGAGCTCAAGGTCGCCATCATGGAAAAAGCTCATATCAGCAGAAGCGGCGCAACCGCCGCCGGTATGGACGCCATCAACACCTATATCCCCCCCGGCAAAACCCCGGAAGACCTGGTTCGGTGGAGTCGTTCACAGGTCGGTGGAGGACCGCTTCGGGAGGATTTGGCCCTGAGTAATGCAAAAATTTTAAACGGGGCTGTAGAGGATCTTGCCTCCTGGGGTCTTCCCATCATCCGGGATGATGAAGGCACGCCCCAGTATCGCGGGGGCTGGGACATTTCCATCCACGGCGAGCAGCTCAAACCCATCATGGCGGAAAAGGCCATGGAGGTCGGTGCGGAAGTTTACAATCGTGTGGCTGCCACCAACTTGCTGATGGACGGCGACAAATGCGTCGGCGCCATGGGATTCGGCGTCAAGGATGGCAAGTTTTATGTGTTTCGCGCCAAAGCCACCGTTGTTTCAACCGGCGGGGCTTGCGGTCTGTATAAGTCTTATACCAGCGACGCCACCAACTCCCACCATCAAACCTGGATGTGCCCATTTAACGTTGGATCCGGATATGCCATTGGGATTCGCAAAGGCGCCGAGATGACCTCTTTTGAACAGCGATGGGTGGCCACCCGGACCAAAGATCACTGCGGACCGGTGGATACGATTTCAGTGGGTTATAAATCCAATATCATCAACGCCAAGGGCGAGAAGATTTTAGAAAAGCACTATGCGCATATGGGCGGGGACAAAGCGCCGCGTTACATTCGCGCCAACGCCCCCATGGAGGAATGGTTGGCCGGCAGGGGACCGACCTATGCGGATACCACGCACTTGACGGCGGAGGACGTTAGAGACCTCAAAACAGATTATCTGAACGAGAGGCCATCGTTTGTTCTTTTTCTAGCCAGCCGGGGCCAGGACATCACCAAGGACCCGATTGAAATCTATGGCAGTGACCCGTATGTTGTGGGGGGCCATACCGGCAGCGGCTACTGGGTGGAAATCAACCGAATGACCACCATTCCCGGCCTTTTTGGCGCCGGCGAATCAGCCGGCGGCAACCCCAATAAGTTCGTGGGTGGCTGTGCAGCCGAAGGCAAACTAGCGGCCCGCGGCGCTGTGGAATATTTAGGCTCGGTTTCTCTGCCCGAACTGAATTCACAGCAGGTGGAACAGGAGAAGGAACGGGTCTTTGCTCCGCTTTTACGGGGTGCCGAATTTGACGGCGTCGCCCCCCTTGAGATGGAAGAGCGCATGCAGCGGCTGATGGATGAATATGCCGGCGGAACCTCTCAGTTCTACCGGACCAATGAAGAACGGCTGGATTACGCCCTTAAACACCTGAAGATGCTCCAGGAACAGGTGAAGTTCCTTTATGCCAAAGACCTTCACGATCTCATGAGCGCCCACGAAGTGGTAGACCGGCTGGATGTGGCAGAAGTCCTAACGCATCACCTGAAGTTTCGCAAAGAAACCCGCTGGAAGGGCTGGCAGACCCGCTCGGATTACCCGGATATGGATCCAAAATTCGATTGTTTCGTGGAAAGCAAACGGAATATTGAAACAGGCGAAATAGAAACGTTCACCCGACCCTATGAACAAATCGTTCCCGGGGATCGGTTCAAAGCATAATTTTAAGGAGGAAATCAATATGCCACCGAGAGTTGACAAAGAAAAATGTGACGGCTGTAAAGCTGAAGAAGAAACACTCTGTGAACAAATCTGCCCGGGAGATCTCATGACCCTTGGCGAAAACAAGAAAGCCTATTGCCGGCAGCCTCGTGATTGCTGGGACTGCATGTCTTGTACGAAAGTTTGTCCGGTGGGAGCCATTGAAACCCGAATCCCTTACCAGCTGGGTTACCATGGCGCCAAGCTTATCCCGATGATGGGAACGGACAACATTACCTGGACGTGTGTGGACATTAACGGAAAAGTAGAACGCTTTCGCTATAAAAACAGAGTAGAACCGGAATAATGGATAAAATAGTACCCAAAATCGGAATATTCATATGGGATCAAGGCGGGCGGCTTTCCCAGGCCATCGACCTTGACGGTTTGGTCAAGAAATTCACAAAGGCTAAAAACGTGGCTCGCTGTGAAATTGTTGATGCGCTGTGGACGACCGTCTTCTTTGATTCGCTTAAAAACGGTGTGGAAAACAAACAGGTCGACCGATTCTTGTGGGTGGGTCGATTTACCCCTTACCAAATGAAACATATAAAAGGTAAGTTGTCTGCCACAGGGCTCAATCCCTATCTGCATGAATGGACAGATTTGGAAGAACAAGGGATCTGTCTTAAAGAGACGGCGCCGGAAGTCCGGGCGGCCAAGGCCTCCGCGCTCATTCAAATGGCCCTTGCCCGGACCCGGCTGCTTGAACCCCTGGAGCCTATGGAGCTTCCCGCTTCAGATTCAATTCTTATCATCGGTGCGGGAGTGGCAGGGCTTCACGCGGCCGAATCGCTGGCCACACTGGGAAAGCATGTGCATCTCGTTGAAAAGGAAAGCGGCGTGGGTGGTAAGGTCGCGCTGCTTTCCCGGTTTTACCCCCGAATCTGCGACCCCCACTGTGGACTGGAATTTACACTGCAGAAACTCAACGAATCAGATCATGTTGAGTTTCACACTCGGTCCAAAGTGGAAACCCTCTCGGGAAGCCCCGGGAATTTCATGGCAACGGTTCAAAAAAAACCCCGGTTTGTCAGTGAAACAAAATGTAATGCCTGTGGAGAATGTCTGGCGGTTTGCCCCAAAGAAATTCCAGGGGCTTTTCCAGTTTCCAATCATATCAAGGCGATTCATTCGCCGATGCCAATGCCCTTTCCATCTGCTTTCGTGATAGAGCGGGAACATTGCCCGCCGGAATGTCGGGAGTGCGAGAAAATTTGTCCTGCAAAGGCCGTTGATCTGAACCAATCACCTTCCGAAGAACAGCTTCGGGTCGGAGCGGTTCTCATTACGACCGGTTGGGACCTCTATCCCCTTTCTAATGTTGAAGAGTACGGCTACGGTCGCTCTGATAACATCATCAGCAACCTGGAAATGGAAGGGCTGCTTTCAGCCCATGGCCGACAGCAGGGACACCCTGCCAAATTATCTTTAAACGATTTGAAGGAAGTCGGATTTATCCAGTGCGCGGGAAGCAGGGATGAGCGACACCTCCCCTACTGCTCTTCTGTCTGTTGCTCGGCAACGCTAAAACAAATTCTTTATTTCAAAGAACTGGTTCCGGACGCAAAATGTTATGTTTTTTACCAGCATATTCGCACTTCCGGTTTTGATGAAGAGCTTTATCGCAAAACCAGGGAATTAGGCGACGTCACCTTTGTTCGCGACAGACCGGCAAAGGTTGAAATTGATCAAAATCAGGGGAAGTTGAATATAACCGTACTCGACCCTCTGCTGGACAAAAAAATTAATCTGAATTTAGACTTGTTGGTTTTGGCAGGGGGCATGTGCCCTTCGGGCGGTACCCAGGAAACCGCCCAGCTTCTCAAGCTTCCTCAGAATCAATATCATTTTTTTGAATCACATCTTCAATGTCATCCCGAGGAAAGCCAGCGGACCGGCATTTATGTGGGGGGAAGCTGCCGCGAACCGATGAATGTCTCCCAATCGATCGATTCAAGTCATCGATCCGCCATGCAGGCGTTGAAATATTTAGGCGGCACCGTCCTGATCGAACCGACCTATCCGGTGGTGAATAAAACCAAGTGTGACCAGTGCAAACGCTGCGTGGAGGAGTGCCCCTTTTCGAGCTTTGTTTTCGATGAAAAAGAATTTCCGACACCGGACCTGGCCCGCTGCCGGCAGTGCGGCAACTGTATGGGTATTTGTCCGCTTGCAGTCATCTCTCTCAACAATAATACCATCAAACAGATGGCGGTCCAGATTGAAGCAATCAACACTTCATTCATGGGCAAAAATGAACCCGTCATCCTGGCGCTGTTGTGTGAGAATGACGCTCATAAGGCCGCACGGTCGGCAGTGGACCAGGGGCTCGCGGTCCCACCCAATGCCATTGTTATTAAGGTGCCGTGTGCCGGATCGGTAAACAACGCCCTTTTGGCTGATGCACTCTCTTTAGGAATTGATGGGGTCTTGATTGCCGGCTGTAAAGACGACCAGTGCCACTTTATCAGAGGAAATCAACTGGTCCAGAAGCGCAGTGGCGATTTAAGTGAGAAACTGAAAACGATGATGATCGAGCCTGAAAGGGTCCGCTTTGTGAGTCTTGAAATCAGGGATGTGAATAAATATGTTGATATTCTGAATACATATATCAAAGACCTTAAAGGCATGGGTCCCAATCCTTTTAAGATTTAACCGCATTCAGGCATCCCCGTTTGGCACTGGATAAAAATATTGAATCTATCAACCGTTAAAATCAATTATGTTCTTTACTACTAGTTTATACATTGCCACAGCAATCTTTACTATCGGCCTGCTGTTCAAGGTGTCGACCTGGTTCC from Desulfobacterales bacterium encodes:
- a CDS encoding adenylyl-sulfate reductase subunit alpha; protein product: MSKEQPADINEIPTEVIETDLLIVGGGNAGCFAAIEAKKLNPELKVAIMEKAHISRSGATAAGMDAINTYIPPGKTPEDLVRWSRSQVGGGPLREDLALSNAKILNGAVEDLASWGLPIIRDDEGTPQYRGGWDISIHGEQLKPIMAEKAMEVGAEVYNRVAATNLLMDGDKCVGAMGFGVKDGKFYVFRAKATVVSTGGACGLYKSYTSDATNSHHQTWMCPFNVGSGYAIGIRKGAEMTSFEQRWVATRTKDHCGPVDTISVGYKSNIINAKGEKILEKHYAHMGGDKAPRYIRANAPMEEWLAGRGPTYADTTHLTAEDVRDLKTDYLNERPSFVLFLASRGQDITKDPIEIYGSDPYVVGGHTGSGYWVEINRMTTIPGLFGAGESAGGNPNKFVGGCAAEGKLAARGAVEYLGSVSLPELNSQQVEQEKERVFAPLLRGAEFDGVAPLEMEERMQRLMDEYAGGTSQFYRTNEERLDYALKHLKMLQEQVKFLYAKDLHDLMSAHEVVDRLDVAEVLTHHLKFRKETRWKGWQTRSDYPDMDPKFDCFVESKRNIETGEIETFTRPYEQIVPGDRFKA
- a CDS encoding 4Fe-4S binding protein is translated as MPPRVDKEKCDGCKAEEETLCEQICPGDLMTLGENKKAYCRQPRDCWDCMSCTKVCPVGAIETRIPYQLGYHGAKLIPMMGTDNITWTCVDINGKVERFRYKNRVEPE
- a CDS encoding hydrogenase iron-sulfur subunit, with the translated sequence MDKIVPKIGIFIWDQGGRLSQAIDLDGLVKKFTKAKNVARCEIVDALWTTVFFDSLKNGVENKQVDRFLWVGRFTPYQMKHIKGKLSATGLNPYLHEWTDLEEQGICLKETAPEVRAAKASALIQMALARTRLLEPLEPMELPASDSILIIGAGVAGLHAAESLATLGKHVHLVEKESGVGGKVALLSRFYPRICDPHCGLEFTLQKLNESDHVEFHTRSKVETLSGSPGNFMATVQKKPRFVSETKCNACGECLAVCPKEIPGAFPVSNHIKAIHSPMPMPFPSAFVIEREHCPPECRECEKICPAKAVDLNQSPSEEQLRVGAVLITTGWDLYPLSNVEEYGYGRSDNIISNLEMEGLLSAHGRQQGHPAKLSLNDLKEVGFIQCAGSRDERHLPYCSSVCCSATLKQILYFKELVPDAKCYVFYQHIRTSGFDEELYRKTRELGDVTFVRDRPAKVEIDQNQGKLNITVLDPLLDKKINLNLDLLVLAGGMCPSGGTQETAQLLKLPQNQYHFFESHLQCHPEESQRTGIYVGGSCREPMNVSQSIDSSHRSAMQALKYLGGTVLIEPTYPVVNKTKCDQCKRCVEECPFSSFVFDEKEFPTPDLARCRQCGNCMGICPLAVISLNNNTIKQMAVQIEAINTSFMGKNEPVILALLCENDAHKAARSAVDQGLAVPPNAIVIKVPCAGSVNNALLADALSLGIDGVLIAGCKDDQCHFIRGNQLVQKRSGDLSEKLKTMMIEPERVRFVSLEIRDVNKYVDILNTYIKDLKGMGPNPFKI